One window from the genome of Streptomyces sp. NBC_00287 encodes:
- a CDS encoding MFS transporter: protein MVTTEPTRADDAAAGPETGPRIRVPASEDHSPTAAVFLTVRERLLRHPVLSITALAGVLHIVWFFTFANSGGDLAAQDAWAEFVGRHPDSAYNLAWYGGMHPVSYSVVSPYLMSVLGVRTTMMIAGTVSAGLLTLVLIRSRSVRNPLWAALTGVFALLCNAASGRVTYGLGTVFALGAVAVVFCWPYRWRYKRWAKALCAAPLAALATMASPVAGLFVGLVAVALFLQKRRPGAWALGLAPSAVVAVSAWLFPFSGTQPMMFASVILPFASSVLVLFLVPKEWTTVRLTAAVYALSVVLVWLISSQIGSNITRLSMLFAGVALAAALPFTVPRTRKWYVTVLALVGFNVWIGVKSVDDIVHTTPAASWARELAPLVNELQEVGAEKGRVEVVPARSHREASALAPYVNLARGWNRQADMERNPLFYDDTLNSANYLEWLNRWAVHFVVVPKDEPDGDGGERERELVQRGMPYLKQVWGDTNWQLFQVIDPAPLAEPNTVVERAEQGEWTMRVSEPGRVLIRIPYSPWLSIVDAEGKKLDPPKETEASKDRPDGEPKSYDNVNGCLMETDEDALGDKWTMLVAPKAGTYRLAAPYDVPRGTPCPDALK, encoded by the coding sequence GTGGTCACCACGGAGCCGACACGCGCCGACGACGCCGCTGCGGGCCCGGAAACCGGCCCGCGAATACGCGTGCCCGCGAGCGAGGACCACTCGCCCACGGCCGCCGTCTTCCTCACCGTACGTGAGCGTCTGCTGCGTCACCCCGTTCTGTCCATCACCGCCCTGGCGGGCGTCCTGCACATCGTCTGGTTCTTCACGTTCGCCAACAGCGGCGGCGATCTCGCGGCCCAGGACGCCTGGGCCGAGTTCGTCGGCCGGCACCCGGACTCGGCGTACAACCTGGCCTGGTACGGCGGGATGCACCCGGTGTCGTACAGCGTGGTCTCGCCGTATCTGATGTCGGTGCTGGGCGTCCGTACGACGATGATGATCGCCGGGACCGTCTCCGCGGGCCTGCTCACCCTCGTCCTCATCCGCAGCCGGTCCGTCCGCAATCCGCTGTGGGCCGCGCTGACCGGGGTGTTCGCGCTGCTGTGCAACGCGGCCTCGGGGCGGGTCACCTACGGTCTCGGCACGGTGTTCGCGCTCGGCGCGGTCGCGGTCGTGTTCTGCTGGCCGTACCGCTGGCGCTACAAGCGCTGGGCGAAGGCGCTGTGCGCCGCCCCGCTGGCCGCGCTCGCGACGATGGCCTCGCCGGTCGCCGGTCTCTTCGTGGGTCTGGTGGCGGTGGCGCTGTTCCTCCAGAAGCGGCGGCCCGGCGCCTGGGCGCTGGGGCTCGCGCCGAGCGCGGTGGTGGCCGTATCGGCGTGGCTGTTCCCGTTCTCCGGGACGCAGCCGATGATGTTCGCTTCGGTGATCCTGCCGTTCGCCTCCTCGGTCCTGGTGCTCTTCCTCGTCCCCAAGGAGTGGACGACGGTCCGGCTGACCGCGGCGGTCTACGCGCTGTCGGTCGTCCTGGTGTGGCTGATCAGCTCGCAGATCGGCTCCAACATCACCCGGCTTTCGATGCTGTTCGCGGGTGTGGCCCTGGCGGCGGCGCTGCCCTTCACGGTGCCGCGCACCCGCAAGTGGTACGTCACCGTGCTGGCCCTCGTCGGGTTCAACGTGTGGATCGGCGTGAAGTCGGTCGACGACATCGTGCACACCACCCCGGCCGCCTCCTGGGCCCGTGAACTGGCGCCGCTGGTCAATGAGCTCCAGGAGGTCGGCGCCGAGAAGGGCCGGGTGGAGGTCGTACCGGCCCGCTCCCACCGCGAGGCCTCGGCGCTCGCGCCGTACGTCAACCTCGCCCGTGGCTGGAACCGCCAGGCCGACATGGAGCGCAATCCGCTCTTCTACGACGACACCCTGAACTCGGCGAACTATCTGGAGTGGCTGAACCGCTGGGCGGTGCACTTCGTGGTGGTGCCGAAGGACGAGCCGGACGGTGACGGCGGTGAGCGCGAGCGGGAGCTGGTGCAGCGCGGGATGCCGTATCTGAAGCAGGTGTGGGGCGACACCAACTGGCAGCTCTTCCAGGTGATCGACCCGGCGCCGCTCGCCGAGCCGAACACCGTGGTGGAGCGGGCCGAGCAGGGCGAGTGGACGATGCGGGTGAGCGAGCCGGGGCGGGTGCTGATCCGGATCCCGTACTCGCCGTGGCTGAGCATCGTCGACGCCGAGGGCAAGAAGCTCGATCCGCCGAAGGAGACAGAGGCCTCCAAGGACCGTCCCGACGGTGAGCCGAAGTCGTACGACAACGTCAACGGCTGCCTGATGGAGACGGACGAGGACGCGCTGGGCGACAAGTGGACCATGCTGGTGGCCCCGAAGGCGGGGACCTACCGGCTGGCCGCGCCGTACGACGTACCGCGCGGCACTCCGTGTCCGGACGCGCTGAAGTAG
- a CDS encoding SDR family oxidoreductase — MSLLYGRTVVVSGVGPGLGHQVAAAVIRDGGNAVLGARTEANLTKSAAEIDPDGAHTAYRTTDITDEAQCESLAGLARERFGRIDAVVHVAAWDGYFGGLEDADFPTWQQVIDVNLLGSLRMTRACLPALKSGGGSVVFIGTQSAVAAPSQVRQAAYAASKGALTSAMYSLARELGPYRIRVNTVLPGWMWGPPVRAYVRFAAQSEGVEESAVRKRLTDRMALPELATDGDVADAAVFLVSDRARAITGQSLLVNAGELMR; from the coding sequence ATGTCGCTGCTCTACGGCAGGACAGTCGTCGTCTCGGGAGTGGGGCCCGGACTCGGGCATCAGGTGGCGGCGGCGGTCATACGGGACGGGGGGAACGCGGTCCTCGGGGCGCGTACGGAGGCCAACCTCACCAAGAGCGCGGCCGAGATCGATCCGGACGGGGCGCATACGGCGTACCGGACGACGGACATCACCGACGAGGCGCAGTGCGAGTCGCTCGCCGGCCTGGCGCGAGAGCGGTTCGGGCGGATCGACGCGGTCGTCCATGTGGCCGCGTGGGACGGGTACTTCGGCGGTCTGGAGGACGCGGACTTCCCGACCTGGCAGCAGGTGATCGACGTGAATCTGCTGGGGTCGCTGCGGATGACGCGGGCCTGCCTGCCGGCACTCAAATCGGGCGGCGGCTCTGTGGTGTTCATCGGGACCCAGTCGGCGGTGGCCGCTCCCTCGCAGGTACGGCAGGCCGCGTACGCCGCGTCCAAGGGGGCGCTGACCAGCGCGATGTACTCGCTGGCGCGGGAGCTCGGGCCGTATCGGATCCGGGTCAACACCGTGCTGCCGGGGTGGATGTGGGGGCCGCCGGTGCGGGCGTACGTGCGGTTCGCGGCGCAGTCGGAGGGGGTCGAGGAGTCCGCCGTACGCAAGCGGCTGACCGATCGGATGGCGTTGCCGGAGCTCGCCACGGACGGGGATGTGGCGGACGCGGCGGTGTTCCTGGTGTCGGATCGTGCGCGGGCGATCACGGGACAGTCTTTGCTGGTCAACGCGGGGGAGCTGATGCGGTGA
- a CDS encoding sodium:solute symporter family protein, with protein MNGLDWAVLIGYFGVMVAIGIWSHKRVDNVSDFFTAGGKMPWWLSGISHHMSGYSAVMFTGYAGIAYTYGVTSFVTWSFPIALGIAIGSKLFAPRINRLRSRLHVASPLEYLKNRYDLKTQQALAWSGMLLKIVDVGAKWAAIATLLSVFTGISLNQGILITGCITAVYCTIGGLWADALTELGQFVIQLLAGIAMFVAVVVELDDKGIGFFGAWDEPELQGHGEPLVGPYGTVFLLAFLFIKLFEYNGGMLNQAQRYMATRNAKEAERSARLSAILWLVWPLVLFFPMWMSPLLVESQKPDGSDSYGLMTEQLLPHGLLGLVIVGFFSHTMAMCSSDANAIAAVFTRDCAPVIWRRARSWSEGQGLRVARVTTVVFLGLSMAAATQVNSPTFGDIITVVIKWVAGLMGPMAIPMMLGLLRPFRRSGPTAALTSWSLGLLAFWLVNYPIHWNVDGGVPLQYQVSIPLAVSLVLYILIGFVKPEDTPERMAIIDKVNSDDDGSAAAAVPAPADPVDEVAQPRG; from the coding sequence ATGAACGGTCTCGACTGGGCCGTGCTCATCGGCTATTTCGGCGTGATGGTGGCGATCGGCATCTGGTCGCACAAACGCGTCGACAACGTGAGCGACTTCTTCACCGCCGGCGGGAAGATGCCCTGGTGGCTCTCCGGCATCTCGCACCATATGTCGGGCTACAGCGCGGTGATGTTCACGGGCTACGCGGGCATCGCCTACACCTACGGCGTGACCTCCTTCGTCACCTGGTCCTTCCCGATCGCCCTGGGCATCGCCATCGGGTCGAAGCTGTTCGCCCCGCGGATCAACCGGCTGCGCTCACGGCTCCATGTGGCCTCCCCGCTGGAGTACTTGAAGAACCGGTACGACCTGAAGACGCAGCAGGCACTCGCCTGGTCCGGGATGCTGCTGAAGATCGTCGACGTGGGTGCGAAGTGGGCGGCGATCGCGACGCTGCTGTCGGTGTTCACCGGGATCTCGCTGAACCAGGGGATCCTGATCACGGGTTGCATCACGGCGGTGTACTGCACGATCGGCGGGTTGTGGGCGGACGCGCTGACGGAACTCGGGCAATTCGTCATTCAGTTGCTGGCCGGTATCGCGATGTTCGTGGCCGTCGTCGTGGAGTTGGACGACAAGGGCATCGGCTTCTTCGGCGCGTGGGACGAGCCGGAACTCCAGGGCCACGGCGAGCCGCTGGTGGGGCCGTACGGAACGGTGTTCCTGCTCGCCTTCCTCTTCATCAAGCTGTTCGAGTACAACGGCGGCATGCTCAACCAGGCGCAGCGGTACATGGCGACCCGGAACGCGAAGGAGGCGGAGCGGTCGGCGCGGCTGTCGGCGATTCTGTGGCTGGTCTGGCCGCTGGTGCTGTTCTTCCCGATGTGGATGTCGCCGCTGCTGGTCGAGTCGCAGAAGCCGGACGGCTCGGACTCGTACGGCCTGATGACGGAACAGCTGCTCCCGCACGGCCTGTTGGGCCTGGTCATCGTCGGCTTCTTCTCCCACACCATGGCGATGTGCTCCTCCGACGCCAACGCCATCGCGGCGGTGTTCACTCGGGACTGCGCACCGGTGATCTGGCGTCGGGCGCGGAGCTGGAGCGAGGGGCAGGGGCTGCGGGTGGCGCGGGTGACGACCGTGGTCTTCCTGGGCCTGTCCATGGCGGCGGCGACGCAGGTCAACTCGCCGACGTTCGGGGACATCATCACGGTGGTCATCAAGTGGGTGGCCGGTCTGATGGGCCCGATGGCGATCCCGATGATGCTGGGGCTGCTACGGCCGTTCCGCCGCTCGGGTCCGACGGCCGCGCTGACGTCATGGTCTCTGGGTCTGCTGGCGTTCTGGCTGGTGAACTACCCGATCCACTGGAACGTGGACGGCGGGGTACCGCTGCAGTACCAGGTGTCCATCCCGCTCGCCGTGTCCCTGGTGCTGTACATCCTGATCGGCTTCGTGAAGCCGGAGGACACCCCGGAGCGGATGGCGATCATCGACAAGGTCAACTCCGACGACGACGGATCGGCCGCCGCGGCGGTTCCGGCTCCGGCCGACCCCGTGGACGAGGTGGCTCAGCCGCGCGGGTAA
- a CDS encoding ADP-ribosylglycohydrolase family protein: protein MGATAGAVWGRSEQQDFRSRVRGTMLGVAVGDALGAPVDGMSLEEIREAYGAEGLVDLGLGYGRRGAVTHLTQLTLFSVDGLIRAQVRRDTGAWHPPTDLHRAYLRWAATQRDWGPDERRKEDGWLAREEWLYARRDAARSLLIGFGDEAMGTLEAPKNLGEAGPEAAARSAPFGLLVGWEPQLVAQLAIECAAQTHGHPVGYLSAGAYAIIVHALACGESLDGAVQRALALLAARSGHQPVSDALQHALGAVRQGMPTPARVEELLGEGTAEGVLAVAVYCALVGEDVRHGLCLAINHDGPSGATGALTGGLLGALHGETALPPAWLAELEGRPTILELSDDFAMEMTQGPALHGPAGSSPGWLARYPRG, encoded by the coding sequence GTGGGTGCGACAGCGGGCGCCGTCTGGGGCCGTTCCGAGCAGCAGGACTTCCGTAGCCGGGTGCGCGGAACGATGCTCGGGGTCGCCGTGGGCGATGCGTTGGGCGCGCCCGTGGACGGGATGAGCCTGGAGGAGATCAGGGAGGCGTACGGCGCCGAGGGCCTGGTCGATCTGGGGCTCGGGTACGGGCGGCGGGGTGCTGTGACGCACCTCACTCAGCTGACCCTCTTCTCGGTCGACGGGCTGATACGGGCCCAGGTCCGCCGGGACACGGGCGCCTGGCATCCGCCGACGGATCTGCACCGGGCGTACCTGCGGTGGGCGGCCACTCAGCGGGACTGGGGTCCGGACGAGCGGCGCAAAGAAGACGGCTGGCTGGCGCGCGAGGAGTGGCTGTACGCCCGCCGCGACGCCGCCCGATCGCTGCTGATCGGCTTCGGCGACGAGGCGATGGGCACCCTGGAGGCGCCGAAGAACCTGGGCGAGGCGGGACCGGAGGCGGCGGCGAGGTCGGCGCCCTTCGGCCTCCTGGTCGGCTGGGAGCCCCAACTGGTGGCCCAGCTGGCGATCGAGTGCGCGGCACAGACGCACGGCCACCCGGTCGGATACCTGTCGGCGGGCGCGTACGCGATCATCGTGCACGCCTTGGCCTGCGGCGAGAGCCTCGACGGCGCGGTGCAGCGGGCGCTGGCGCTGCTGGCGGCCCGCTCCGGCCATCAGCCCGTCTCGGACGCGCTCCAGCACGCGCTGGGGGCGGTGCGCCAGGGGATGCCGACCCCGGCCCGGGTCGAGGAACTGCTGGGTGAGGGCACGGCGGAGGGCGTACTGGCGGTGGCCGTGTACTGCGCGCTGGTGGGCGAGGACGTACGCCACGGCCTGTGCCTGGCGATCAACCACGACGGCCCCTCGGGAGCGACAGGCGCCCTGACCGGTGGCCTCCTGGGCGCCCTGCACGGCGAAACGGCCCTCCCCCCGGCCTGGCTGGCCGAGCTGGAGGGCCGTCCCACGATCCTGGAACTGTCCGACGACTTCGCGATGGAGATGACCCAGGGCCCGGCCCTGCACGGTCCGGCGGGCTCCTCCCCGGGCTGGCTCGCCCGTTACCCGCGCGGCTGA
- a CDS encoding DUF6247 family protein encodes MSDSLHGPLIPMPELTPDALRSAVGRIAPSRLPALTQHLFEATTNAQQTQSLAPLRAFVHSWAVFVAIERHPARAARLRDLERIVDAGEQDPSEAMAEIRAIREAAESEVGL; translated from the coding sequence ATGAGCGACAGCCTCCACGGACCGCTGATCCCGATGCCTGAGCTGACCCCCGACGCACTTCGGAGCGCGGTCGGGCGGATCGCCCCCAGCAGGCTTCCGGCGCTCACCCAGCATCTCTTCGAGGCGACGACCAACGCCCAGCAGACCCAGAGCCTCGCTCCCCTCCGCGCCTTCGTGCACTCCTGGGCCGTGTTCGTCGCGATCGAACGCCACCCGGCGCGTGCCGCGCGGTTGCGGGACCTGGAGCGCATCGTGGACGCCGGCGAGCAGGACCCGTCCGAGGCCATGGCCGAGATCCGCGCGATCCGGGAGGCGGCCGAGTCCGAAGTCGGGCTGTGA
- a CDS encoding helix-turn-helix domain-containing protein, translated as MTDEQPSAPSRAKSGHSRTGVTHVNEPHHDNFTVVGNHLAQHPDLSLMAIGLAVHIQSLPDGAPIGIKALTAKFPEGEIRIAAALRELEQHGYLARIKERLQSGRFVTRTYSYNLPRRTTLRAAAAPEPRPTATPGPAADLLTGLRAHDARLLLTERDVDRLAPAVEAWLERGVPATAVQHTLTSGLPQEPIRHPAAFLSRRLTDLLPPHLPATPQPLRPAPLQTCDACDRAFRSPHPGRCRDCRPAQAPERSVA; from the coding sequence ATGACTGACGAGCAGCCTAGCGCGCCCTCGCGCGCCAAGTCCGGCCATTCCCGCACCGGCGTCACCCACGTGAACGAACCCCACCACGACAACTTCACCGTGGTCGGCAACCACCTCGCCCAGCACCCGGATCTCTCCCTGATGGCGATCGGCCTGGCGGTGCACATCCAGTCGCTGCCCGACGGAGCCCCCATCGGAATCAAGGCGCTGACGGCGAAGTTCCCCGAGGGCGAGATCCGGATCGCCGCGGCGCTGCGGGAGTTGGAGCAGCACGGGTACCTGGCACGCATCAAGGAGCGTCTTCAATCGGGCCGATTCGTGACCCGGACGTACTCGTACAACTTGCCGCGGCGTACGACGCTCAGGGCAGCGGCAGCGCCCGAACCCCGCCCGACGGCGACGCCGGGGCCCGCCGCCGACCTCCTCACCGGACTGCGCGCCCACGACGCGCGCCTGCTGCTGACCGAACGGGACGTGGACCGCCTGGCTCCGGCAGTAGAGGCCTGGCTGGAACGAGGAGTGCCCGCCACAGCGGTACAACACACCCTGACGTCCGGCCTCCCCCAGGAACCCATCCGCCACCCGGCGGCCTTCCTGTCCCGCCGCCTGACCGACCTCCTCCCACCGCACCTCCCGGCCACCCCGCAACCCCTCCGCCCGGCCCCCCTCCAGACCTGCGACGCCTGCGACCGCGCTTTCCGCTCCCCCCACCCGGGCAGATGCCGCGACTGCCGACCGGCCCAGGCGCCTGAGCGGAGCGTGGCGTAA
- a CDS encoding helix-turn-helix domain-containing protein, translating into MEDEEAAAVLKTVGRQIKMWREAAALTQAELGDAIGYGGDMVSAVERGVRIPKPDFLDKTDEVTGAGGKVSAMRKDVEEARYPKNVRDLAKLEDDSVEMGAYTALHIHGLLQTPEYAQALNEARLPAYTEEEIERRVAARMARKVVFERTPRPFLTFVQEEATLRRPVGGRVVLRQQLEHLLDIGRLRHVEIQVMPTSRGDHAYVSGSFRVLKLRDGKTLGYLAAEQYGRVISDPREAQVVEMRYGMIRAQALSPRESLAFIEKLLGEET; encoded by the coding sequence ATGGAGGATGAGGAAGCTGCGGCCGTACTCAAGACCGTCGGGCGACAGATCAAAATGTGGCGCGAGGCCGCCGCACTGACACAAGCGGAACTCGGAGACGCGATCGGGTACGGCGGGGACATGGTCTCGGCCGTGGAACGGGGGGTGCGGATCCCCAAGCCCGATTTCCTGGACAAGACGGATGAGGTGACCGGGGCGGGCGGCAAGGTCTCCGCGATGAGGAAGGACGTGGAGGAGGCCCGGTATCCGAAGAACGTGCGCGATCTGGCGAAGTTGGAGGACGACTCCGTGGAGATGGGCGCCTATACCGCCCTTCACATCCACGGTCTGCTCCAGACACCCGAGTACGCACAGGCGTTGAACGAGGCGCGGCTGCCTGCCTATACGGAGGAGGAGATCGAGCGACGCGTCGCCGCACGCATGGCACGCAAGGTCGTCTTCGAGCGAACACCCCGGCCGTTCCTCACCTTCGTCCAGGAAGAGGCCACGCTGCGGAGACCGGTCGGGGGCAGGGTGGTGCTACGACAGCAGCTCGAACATCTCTTGGATATCGGCAGGTTGCGGCATGTGGAGATCCAGGTCATGCCCACAAGCCGAGGGGACCACGCGTACGTGTCCGGTTCGTTCCGCGTGCTGAAACTTCGGGACGGCAAGACACTGGGGTACTTGGCGGCAGAGCAGTACGGTCGAGTGATCAGTGATCCCCGGGAAGCCCAGGTCGTGGAGATGCGCTATGGCATGATCCGGGCGCAGGCCCTCTCGCCTCGGGAGTCGCTGGCCTTCATCGAGAAACTTCTGGGAGAAGAGACATGA
- a CDS encoding DUF397 domain-containing protein: protein MTTPVLTWFKSSYSGTDEPDCVEVAISPTAPTIHVRDSKDTTVGRLTFTDDAWSTFLKTYSA, encoded by the coding sequence ATGACCACCCCCGTGCTGACGTGGTTCAAGAGCAGCTACAGCGGCACCGACGAACCCGACTGCGTCGAGGTCGCGATATCCCCCACCGCCCCCACCATCCACGTACGCGACTCCAAGGACACAACCGTCGGACGCCTCACCTTCACCGACGACGCCTGGTCCACGTTCCTCAAGACCTACTCCGCATAA
- a CDS encoding tetratricopeptide repeat protein: protein MAQLPEREADDRFVGREAERASFLVNFGLPPGDPDRRSRFHVRGDSGVGKTFLVEELKRLARKHGALTAYVDEDAGSVPDALEVISRQFAAQGRRMKSLERRLAVYRERRREAEAALRAQEPEPASAGSRTAVELGMGVLETAVPGGALLTRALPADLIAQGADRLRAGLSTRFRNADDIDLVLHPEAALTPVLLRELRAAASAVPRIVLFFDTYERTGPFLDPWLHGLFRKRDEHGGPPDEVVVVTAGQLPLPTGRWNGVVELPLAPFTDVEARELLAGRGVVAEPVVAEVLRVTGGLPVLVSTLAEKRPDGPEQIEDPSADAVERFLRAEPEVRHDVARLCALPRWLDGDVFRILVDLPDGELDAQYRWLRGLPFVGERGGRVRYHDVVREPMLRQERLHYPRRWRERHRRLAAAFGEWREDVGESRECEDLWADEEWRALRLEETYHLLCARPTAALADALRLFVEACREDEVEGRRWARMLQDAGTATDHTQSADWGRELGEALDDEGGLARALDLLLTRPGLDPRGRAAAHWLRGREWRHEREYGRALEEYDRAIELDPDAPLAHYGRGLTLQLMDDFPPALTALDRADALSPDTGWIIAERAETYRLAGRYEEALADFDRALALDPTDAGSLTGRAVCRHVLGRYDEALADFNRSFAIDDDLWTLIRRARLRVSRGELEQAYADFDLAVARAPDVAWVASERGDTYRLAGRYEDAVTELGRAISLDPDHASALASRGAALGELGRGEEAHADLDRAIALRPGYAWALVMRSRAKNLNGDEAGMFVDLEAAVAAAPDAVWIRRELGSEYLDAGRHEEAIAALRRCLEQDPEDPNSWAILGAVHRARDDYAEALRHLDRALALSSEYGWAYAQRARVGLATGRTDQALADLDRCVSLDREPDWARRKAVELLILCDRWGEAEARLTDDLDDLSSELHRHAGRWTEALSAAERLRAGDEPLAGHFEVALTVSRSEGLPAAAPLWRELIRLLPEDLGPLEHAEARCFTGCALSDPTTAEQGLAGVLALDPDWLSLANLASTLTDLKESPGADIPLITVCLEPLVEARDAVQARYAE, encoded by the coding sequence ATGGCACAGCTGCCTGAGCGGGAGGCGGATGACCGGTTCGTCGGCCGGGAGGCCGAACGGGCCTCGTTCCTGGTGAACTTCGGGCTTCCACCGGGAGATCCGGACCGCCGCTCGCGTTTCCATGTGCGCGGTGATTCCGGCGTCGGAAAGACGTTCCTGGTCGAGGAGTTGAAGCGGCTGGCGCGGAAACACGGAGCGCTCACGGCGTATGTCGACGAGGACGCCGGGAGCGTGCCGGACGCACTGGAGGTGATCTCTCGTCAGTTCGCCGCGCAGGGCCGGAGAATGAAGTCGCTGGAACGTCGGCTGGCCGTGTACCGCGAGCGGCGGCGCGAGGCGGAGGCGGCGCTGCGGGCGCAGGAGCCGGAGCCCGCGTCCGCCGGGAGCAGAACAGCCGTCGAACTGGGCATGGGCGTCCTGGAGACCGCCGTGCCGGGAGGCGCGCTACTCACCCGGGCCCTGCCCGCCGATCTGATCGCCCAGGGCGCGGACCGGCTGCGGGCCGGACTCAGCACCCGCTTCCGCAACGCCGATGACATCGACCTCGTCCTGCACCCGGAGGCCGCACTCACCCCGGTCCTGCTCCGTGAACTGCGCGCCGCCGCCTCCGCCGTACCGCGGATCGTCCTGTTCTTCGACACCTACGAGCGGACCGGGCCGTTCCTGGACCCATGGCTGCACGGCCTGTTCAGGAAGCGGGACGAGCACGGTGGACCGCCGGACGAGGTCGTCGTGGTCACCGCCGGCCAACTGCCCCTGCCGACAGGCCGCTGGAACGGTGTCGTGGAGCTGCCGCTCGCCCCGTTCACCGATGTCGAAGCACGTGAACTCCTCGCCGGGAGAGGGGTGGTGGCCGAGCCGGTGGTCGCCGAGGTGCTGCGCGTGACCGGTGGGCTGCCCGTCCTCGTGTCGACCCTCGCCGAGAAGCGGCCCGACGGCCCGGAGCAGATCGAGGACCCCAGCGCCGACGCCGTGGAACGGTTCCTGCGCGCCGAGCCCGAGGTCCGCCATGACGTCGCCCGGCTCTGCGCGCTGCCCCGCTGGCTGGACGGAGACGTCTTCCGGATCCTGGTCGATCTACCGGACGGCGAACTCGACGCGCAGTACCGGTGGTTGAGGGGGCTGCCCTTCGTGGGGGAGCGCGGCGGGCGGGTGCGGTACCACGACGTCGTACGGGAGCCGATGCTGCGGCAGGAGCGGCTGCACTATCCGCGCCGGTGGCGAGAACGGCACCGGCGGCTGGCGGCGGCGTTCGGTGAGTGGCGGGAGGACGTGGGGGAGAGCCGGGAGTGCGAGGACCTCTGGGCGGACGAGGAATGGCGGGCCCTGCGACTGGAGGAGACGTATCACCTGCTCTGCGCCCGGCCGACGGCTGCACTCGCCGACGCGCTCAGGCTGTTCGTCGAGGCCTGCCGCGAGGACGAGGTCGAAGGCCGCCGCTGGGCCCGCATGCTCCAGGACGCGGGCACTGCCACGGACCACACTCAGTCGGCCGACTGGGGCCGGGAGTTGGGCGAGGCGCTCGACGACGAGGGCGGCCTGGCCCGCGCCCTGGACCTGCTCCTGACCCGCCCGGGCCTGGACCCGCGCGGGCGGGCCGCGGCCCACTGGCTGCGCGGCCGTGAGTGGCGCCATGAGCGGGAGTACGGGCGTGCGCTGGAGGAGTACGACCGGGCGATCGAACTGGACCCGGACGCACCCCTCGCCCACTACGGCCGGGGCCTCACCCTCCAGCTCATGGACGACTTCCCGCCCGCCCTGACCGCCCTCGACCGCGCCGACGCACTGTCTCCCGACACCGGCTGGATCATCGCCGAGCGCGCCGAGACCTACCGCCTGGCCGGCCGCTACGAGGAGGCCCTCGCCGACTTCGACCGCGCCCTCGCCCTCGATCCGACCGACGCGGGCTCTCTGACCGGGCGGGCCGTGTGCCGGCATGTGCTCGGGCGGTACGACGAGGCACTCGCCGACTTCAACCGCTCGTTCGCCATCGACGACGATCTGTGGACGCTGATCCGCCGAGCCCGACTGCGCGTCAGCCGAGGCGAGTTGGAGCAGGCATACGCCGACTTCGATCTCGCGGTCGCCCGTGCCCCCGACGTGGCCTGGGTCGCCTCGGAGCGGGGTGACACCTACCGTCTGGCGGGCCGCTACGAGGACGCGGTCACCGAACTGGGCCGTGCGATCTCCCTGGACCCGGACCATGCCTCGGCGTTGGCGAGCCGGGGCGCGGCGCTGGGCGAACTCGGCCGTGGCGAGGAGGCGCATGCGGACCTGGACCGCGCGATCGCGCTGCGGCCCGGATACGCCTGGGCGCTGGTGATGCGGTCCCGGGCGAAGAACCTGAACGGCGACGAGGCGGGCATGTTCGTCGACCTGGAGGCGGCCGTGGCAGCGGCCCCGGACGCGGTGTGGATCCGCCGCGAACTCGGCTCGGAGTACTTGGACGCGGGGCGCCACGAGGAGGCGATCGCCGCCCTGCGCCGCTGCCTGGAACAAGACCCCGAGGACCCCAACTCCTGGGCGATCCTGGGCGCGGTCCACCGTGCCCGTGACGACTACGCCGAGGCGCTACGGCACCTGGACCGGGCCCTCGCCCTGTCCTCCGAATACGGCTGGGCATACGCCCAGCGCGCCCGGGTGGGCCTCGCGACGGGCCGCACGGACCAGGCGCTCGCGGACCTCGACCGCTGCGTGTCCTTGGACAGGGAGCCGGACTGGGCCCGCCGTAAGGCCGTCGAGCTGCTGATCCTCTGCGACCGCTGGGGGGAGGCCGAAGCCCGCCTCACCGACGACCTGGACGACCTGTCGTCCGAGCTGCATCGCCACGCGGGCCGCTGGACCGAGGCCCTCAGCGCCGCGGAACGCCTCCGCGCGGGCGACGAACCGCTCGCGGGCCACTTCGAGGTGGCGCTGACCGTGAGCAGATCGGAAGGCCTGCCCGCAGCGGCGCCCCTGTGGCGGGAACTGATCCGCCTGCTACCGGAGGACCTGGGGCCCCTCGAACACGCCGAGGCCCGCTGCTTCACCGGCTGCGCCCTCTCCGACCCGACCACCGCCGAACAGGGCCTCGCGGGGGTACTGGCCCTGGACCCCGACTGGCTGTCCCTGGCCAACCTGGCGTCCACCCTTACGGACCTGAAAGAGAGCCCGGGCGCGGACATTCCCTTGATCACGGTCTGCCTGGAACCCCTCGTCGAGGCCAGGGACGCGGTTCAGGCGCGTTATGCGGAGTAG